The Vibrio navarrensis genome has a segment encoding these proteins:
- a CDS encoding Ig-like domain-containing protein has protein sequence MDFSAFLSGAALTAGRIVVIDLNGNIRMLAPGQTPAPGEVVIDTLDESEVPTVRVATENGSNDITGDVQQIFAALEDGQDPTQLGDEFATAAGETGGSSLVSGGTISRDASETLASTAFTTQGLQDLGLNQAQSLSLFEVYSSFSSDAATTSPAETLPLLTVTLDEDSGSEADDFLTNNGSFTVSGQNDGATVEYFVDGEWTTTAPTPVEGENTITVRQTDAAGNTSGSSTLTFTLDTTAPDAPQISLDTDSGSLADDFLTNKGDFTVAGTEEGATVEYFVNGEWTTTAPTPVEGANTITVRQTDAAGNTSASSTLTFTLDTTAPDAPQISLDTDSGSFADDFLTNKGDFTVAGTEEGATVEYFVNGEWTTTAPTPVEGENTIIVRQTDTAGNTSGSSTLTFTLDTTAPDAPQISLDTDSGSLADDFLTNKGDFTVAGTEEGATVEYFVDGEWTTTVPTPVEGENTIIVRQTDAAGNTSGSSTLTFTLDTTAPDAPQISLDTDSGSLADDFLTNKGDFTVAGTEEGATVEYFVNGEWTTTAPTPMEGANTIIVRQTDAAGNTSGSSTLTFTLDTTAPDAPQISLDTDSGSLADDFLTNKGDFTVAGTEEGTTVEYFVNGEWTATAPTPVEGANTIIVRQTDAAGNTSASSTLNFTLDTSAETGTVSVDPITSDDVITETEKNQTITVTGSATDGDIKTGDVVTAIINGNEYKGSVSEDGSWELSVSGSDLAVDTAFEVTVNSTDAAGNEVTSTGESVHRFDDTPVIVNIDIDPITEDSVINASESQSDITITGTVSGEEFEQGTVTLIVNGKEFSGQVVDGRYAIDVPGNELLADSDKQVTAVVDVVNSKGQIGSSTSTEVYFVDTSSLATIRVNPITSDDVINLAESQSNVTVSGRVGFDAKAGDLVSMTINGTLYTATVLANKTWSVEVSGTDLANDNSFVATVTGVDSAGNPYSASTTSTHTIDLAAEAGTVTVANITEDDVVNAAESGQTIAVTGTATGGDIAQGDKVTMTINGKSYETTVDANGNWTVDVAGSDLAADTEFEVVVTSSDSAGNTVTSSALSTHGVAPMAVDDSASGTEDGGVITIDVLANDSDVDGDTLTITGATVPAEQGTVAIVDGKLEFTPAANFNGEATISYTISDGNGGTDTADVKVTVDAVNDGPVATDDTASGTEDGGMITIDVLANDSDVDGDTLTITGATVPAEQGTVAIVDGKLEFTPAANFNGEATISYTISDGNGGTDTANVKVTVNAVNDAVDAVNDEVTVAEDGSITLNLTGNDSAPDGGLEITHINGVALTGNAQDIAVDNGTVVIAADGAMTFEPAADFNGEINFGYQVKDADGDVDSANVKVTVNAVNDAVDAVNDEVTVAEDGSITLNLTGNASRCGPMTAGNDQCYQTATART, from the coding sequence ATGGATTTCTCAGCCTTTCTTTCTGGAGCTGCTCTTACCGCTGGTCGAATTGTTGTTATTGATTTGAACGGCAATATAAGAATGTTAGCGCCCGGACAAACACCTGCACCTGGCGAAGTTGTGATTGATACCCTAGATGAATCTGAGGTGCCCACTGTTCGAGTGGCGACAGAAAACGGCAGCAATGACATTACGGGTGACGTGCAGCAGATTTTTGCAGCGTTAGAAGACGGACAAGATCCAACCCAACTGGGTGATGAGTTTGCTACCGCCGCAGGTGAAACGGGCGGTTCGAGTTTGGTCTCTGGAGGGACGATTTCCCGCGACGCAAGCGAGACTCTAGCAAGTACAGCATTTACTACCCAAGGTTTGCAGGACCTGGGGCTTAACCAAGCGCAAAGTCTTTCTCTCTTTGAAGTGTACAGTTCTTTTTCTTCAGATGCGGCAACTACCAGTCCAGCAGAAACTTTGCCTCTATTGACCGTTACACTAGATGAAGATAGTGGTTCTGAAGCGGACGATTTTCTAACCAACAATGGATCATTCACCGTCTCTGGACAAAATGATGGTGCGACGGTCGAATATTTTGTTGATGGCGAGTGGACAACCACAGCGCCAACGCCAGTGGAAGGCGAAAACACCATCACTGTTCGTCAGACCGATGCAGCAGGCAACACTTCTGGTAGCAGCACGCTGACGTTTACTCTCGACACGACAGCGCCAGATGCTCCGCAGATCTCGCTAGACACTGACAGCGGCAGCTTGGCCGATGACTTCCTTACTAATAAAGGTGATTTCACCGTTGCTGGCACCGAAGAAGGTGCGACGGTGGAGTATTTTGTCAATGGTGAGTGGACAACCACCGCGCCAACACCAGTAGAGGGTGCAAACACCATCACTGTTCGTCAGACCGATGCGGCAGGTAATACTTCGGCCAGTAGCACGCTGACGTTTACTCTCGATACCACCGCGCCAGACGCGCCGCAGATCTCACTAGACACTGACAGCGGCAGTTTTGCTGATGACTTCCTGACCAATAAAGGCGATTTCACCGTTGCAGGCACCGAAGAAGGTGCGACGGTGGAGTACTTTGTTAATGGTGAATGGACAACCACGGCGCCAACGCCAGTTGAAGGTGAGAACACCATCATCGTTCGTCAGACAGATACAGCAGGTAACACTTCTGGTAGCAGCACGTTAACCTTTACTTTAGATACCACCGCGCCAGATGCACCGCAGATCTCTCTCGATACCGACAGCGGCAGCTTGGCCGATGACTTCCTTACTAATAAAGGTGATTTCACCGTTGCTGGCACCGAAGAAGGTGCGACGGTCGAATATTTTGTTGATGGCGAGTGGACGACGACAGTTCCAACGCCAGTGGAAGGCGAAAATACCATTATCGTTCGCCAGACCGATGCAGCAGGTAATACTTCTGGTAGCAGCACGCTGACGTTCACGTTAGATACCACCGCGCCAGACGCGCCGCAGATCTCACTAGACACCGACAGCGGCAGTTTGGCGGATGACTTCCTGACTAACAAAGGCGACTTCACCGTTGCTGGCACCGAAGAAGGTGCGACGGTGGAGTACTTTGTTAATGGTGAATGGACAACCACAGCGCCAACACCAATGGAAGGTGCAAACACCATCATCGTTCGTCAGACCGATGCGGCGGGCAACACCTCAGGCAGCAGCACGCTGACGTTCACGTTAGATACCACCGCGCCAGATGCACCGCAAATTTCTCTCGATACCGACAGCGGCAGCTTAGCGGATGACTTCCTTACTAATAAAGGTGATTTCACCGTTGCAGGTACCGAAGAAGGTACGACGGTGGAGTACTTTGTTAATGGTGAATGGACAGCCACAGCACCAACACCAGTAGAAGGTGCAAACACCATCATCGTTCGCCAGACCGATGCAGCAGGCAACACTTCGGCCAGTAGCACGCTCAACTTTACTCTGGATACTTCGGCAGAGACTGGTACGGTTTCTGTCGATCCAATTACCTCAGATGATGTGATTACAGAAACAGAGAAAAATCAGACTATTACAGTGACTGGTTCAGCGACTGATGGTGACATCAAAACTGGAGATGTTGTTACCGCGATCATTAACGGTAACGAATACAAAGGTAGCGTTTCTGAAGATGGCTCGTGGGAGTTATCTGTAAGCGGCTCAGACCTTGCTGTTGATACTGCTTTTGAAGTAACCGTTAATTCAACCGATGCAGCAGGTAACGAAGTCACCTCTACAGGTGAGTCAGTTCATAGATTTGATGACACGCCTGTTATCGTGAACATTGACATCGATCCAATTACTGAAGACTCGGTAATAAATGCAAGTGAATCTCAAAGTGATATTACTATTACTGGTACCGTTTCGGGGGAAGAGTTTGAGCAAGGAACGGTAACGCTAATTGTTAATGGCAAAGAGTTTAGTGGGCAAGTTGTTGACGGCAGGTACGCAATTGATGTTCCTGGTAATGAGTTACTTGCCGACTCTGACAAACAAGTGACAGCTGTTGTCGATGTTGTGAACAGCAAGGGGCAAATCGGCTCATCTACCTCTACCGAAGTATACTTTGTTGATACATCGTCACTGGCGACAATACGTGTCAACCCTATCACTAGCGATGATGTTATTAATCTTGCTGAGAGTCAGTCAAACGTTACTGTCAGTGGCCGTGTTGGTTTCGATGCTAAAGCTGGTGATCTAGTCTCAATGACAATTAACGGCACCTTATACACAGCAACGGTTTTGGCAAACAAAACTTGGAGTGTGGAGGTTTCGGGTACCGATCTAGCAAACGATAACAGTTTTGTTGCGACAGTAACTGGTGTGGACAGCGCAGGAAATCCTTACTCTGCCTCTACCACTTCAACGCATACGATCGATCTGGCTGCGGAAGCGGGTACAGTGACGGTGGCGAATATCACAGAAGATGACGTGGTCAACGCGGCAGAAAGCGGACAAACCATCGCGGTGACAGGTACAGCGACAGGTGGCGATATCGCACAAGGCGATAAAGTGACCATGACGATCAATGGTAAATCTTACGAAACCACGGTCGATGCGAACGGCAACTGGACAGTGGATGTGGCGGGTAGCGACCTAGCAGCGGACACCGAGTTCGAAGTTGTTGTGACGTCTTCGGACTCGGCGGGAAATACCGTAACAAGTTCGGCTTTATCAACTCATGGTGTTGCTCCAATGGCTGTGGATGATTCAGCGTCAGGCACAGAAGACGGTGGCGTGATCACCATCGATGTGTTGGCGAACGACAGCGATGTGGATGGCGATACGTTGACCATCACAGGCGCGACGGTCCCAGCAGAGCAAGGTACGGTCGCGATCGTCGACGGCAAACTCGAGTTCACGCCAGCGGCGAACTTCAACGGCGAAGCGACCATCAGCTACACCATCAGCGATGGCAATGGCGGAACCGATACTGCGGACGTGAAAGTGACCGTGGATGCGGTGAACGACGGCCCAGTGGCCACAGACGATACGGCGTCAGGCACAGAAGACGGTGGCATGATCACCATCGATGTGTTGGCGAACGACAGCGATGTGGATGGCGATACGTTGACCATCACAGGCGCGACGGTCCCAGCAGAGCAAGGTACGGTCGCGATCGTCGACGGCAAACTCGAGTTCACGCCAGCGGCGAACTTCAACGGCGAAGCGACCATCAGCTACACCATCAGCGATGGCAATGGCGGAACCGATACTGCGAACGTGAAAGTGACCGTGAATGCCGTGAACGATGCGGTAGACGCGGTGAATGACGAAGTGACGGTTGCCGAAGACGGCAGCATCACGCTGAACCTAACGGGCAACGACAGTGCACCAGACGGCGGCCTGGAAATCACCCACATCAACGGCGTGGCGTTAACCGGCAATGCCCAAGACATCGCGGTGGACAATGGCACCGTGGTCATCGCGGCGGATGGCGCGATGACGTTCGAGCCAGCGGCTGACTTCAATGGTGAGATCAACTTCGGCTACCAGGTGAAAGACGCGGACGGCGATGTAGACAGCGCGAACGTGAAAGTGACCGTGAATGCCGTGAACGATGCGGTAGACGCGGTGAATGACGAAGTGACGGTTGCCGAAGACGGCAGCATCACGCTGAACCTAACGGGCAACGCATCACGCTGCGGACCGATGACAGCGGGCAACGATCAGTGCTACCAGACGGCGACAGCGCGAACGTGA
- a CDS encoding cadherin-like domain-containing protein produces the protein MLPDGDSANVKVTVNARCINGVALTGNAQDIAVDNGTVVIAADGAMTFEPAADFNGEINFGYQVKDADGDVRPARPWSSRRMR, from the coding sequence GTGCTACCAGACGGCGACAGCGCGAACGTGAAAGTGACCGTGAATGCCCGATGCATCAACGGCGTGGCGTTAACGGGCAATGCCCAAGACATCGCGGTGGACAATGGCACCGTGGTCATCGCGGCGGATGGCGCGATGACGTTCGAGCCAGCGGCTGACTTCAATGGTGAGATCAACTTCGGCTACCAGGTGAAAGACGCGGACGGCGATGTACGACCAGCGCGACCGTGGTCATCGCGGCGGATGCGATGA